A genomic region of Oryza glaberrima chromosome 1, OglaRS2, whole genome shotgun sequence contains the following coding sequences:
- the LOC127760102 gene encoding glucan endo-1,3-beta-glucosidase GV-like — translation MGGAHGVCYGVLGNNLPSRSEVVQLYKSKGISAMRIYYPDQEALAALRGSGIAVIVDVGDKGAVANLANNPSAAADWVRNNVQAYWPSVFIRYIAVGNELGPGDMGTILPAMQNVYNALVSAGLSNSIKVSTAVKMDVITNSFPPSHGVFRPDLQRFMVPIAQFLANTMSPLLVNVYPYFAYRDNPRDIPLNYATFQPGTTVRDNDSGLTYTNLFNAMVDAVYAALEKAGAPGVRIVVSESGWPSAGGFAANVENARNHNQGVIDNVKNGTPKRPGQLETYVFAMFNENQKPGDETERHFGLFNPDKTPVYPITFPPN, via the exons ATGGGAG GTGCCCACGGTGTCTGCTATGGCGTTCTCGGCAACAACCTCCCGTCGCGGAGCGAGGTCGTGCAGCTGTACAAGTCGAAAGGCATCAGCGCGATGCGCATCTACTACCCGGACCAGGAAgccctcgccgcgctccgcggcagcggcatcgccgtcatcgtcgacgtcggcgacaAGGGCGCGGTGGCCAACCTCGCCAAcaacccctccgccgccgccgactgggtCCGGAACAATGTCCAGGCGTACTGGCCGAGCGTCTTCATCCGGTACATCGCCGTCGGCAACGAGCTCGGCCCCGGCGACATGGGGACCATCCTCCCGGCCATGCAGAACGTGTACAACGCGCTCGTGTCCGCCGGCCTCTCGAACAGCATCAAGGTGTCGACGGCGGTGAAGATGGACGTGATCACCAACTCGTTCCCTCCGTCGCACGGCGTGTTCCGCCCGGACCTGCAGCGGTTCATGGTGCCCATCGCGCAGTTCCTCGCCAACACCATGTCGCCGCTGCTCGTCAACGTGTACCCCTACTTCGCCTACAGGGACAACCCGCGCGACATCCCGCTCAACTACGCCACGTTCCAGCCGGGCACCACGGTGAGGGACAACGACAGCGGCCTCACCTACACCAACCTCTTCAACGCCATGGTGGACGCCGTGTACGCCGCGCTGGAGAAGGCCGGCGCGCCCGGCGTCCGCATCGTCGTGTCGGAGAGCGGGTGGCCGTCGGCGGGAGGGTTCGCGGCGAACGTGGAGAACGCGAGGAATCACAACCAGGGCGTGATCGACAACGTCAAGAACGGGACGCCGAAGCGGCCTGGGCAGCTGGAGACGTACGTGTTCGCCATGTTCAACGAGAACCAGAAGCCCGGGGATGAGACCGAGAGGCATTTTGGGCTCTTCAATCCTGACAAGACGCCGGTCTACCCGATTACGTTTCCTCCGAACTAG